The DNA sequence AATAATGCGGTTCGGCTGATAGAACTGATGGACGGCGCTCCCTACGATTTTATCGTTCATCATACGGAAGAAGACCGCGCGCGTTTTGCGGATTTTAAGCATCGTACTTTTCAGTACATGGATACCCTTTATTTTTTGGAATTTCTGCAATGGTATTACCGGCAGCACGATTCGCTGGAAGACGCCTTCGCCCGTTTTATGACGCCAGAAGCCGTTACGACGGAGGCCGCGCTGCGTGGCTTTCACGAACTCTTCTTCAGTTTGCCGGATGCGCCCCAGCGTACGCGTAAGCACATTGCTACACCCGCGCGCAACTCTGCATGTAAGCGACTCAACATGTTTTTGCGTTGGATGATACGTAAAGATGAGCGGGGGGTGGATTTTGGTTTGTGGCAGCGCATTCGCCCCGCTCAGTTGATGATGCCGCTGGATGTACACGTAGAGCGGGTTGCTCGCCGCCTGGGCTTAATTACCCGTCCGCAAAGGGATTGGAAAACGGTCGTGGAATTGACGGACAATCTCCGCCGTCTGGATCCGGATGATCCGGTGAAGTACGATTTTGCCTTATTTGGTATAGGGGTGTTGGAATAGACACGTGATGCGGTGTAGGGGTGATGTAGTAGAGACGTGATGCATCGCGTCTCTACCACATCACCCCTACGATTCGATAACATTGATGAGGAAAAACCCATCTTCCCCCTGGTGTTGGTAAAGGGGCATCAGGATATGGCAATCATAGCCAGCGTAGATGGGGCCATTCTTATCATTGGCTAATAATTGTCCCTTCTGTACGGACTGGAAATTCCGGAATCCTGGCTCCATTTGGAAAAGGTCTTCTTTTTTTACAGAATGCACTTCGATCAGCTCGGCTACTTTGGGGAGGCCTTTGCTGTAATTTATTAATAAATCATCGTGGCGATTTTCTACATCTTCGGAGCGAACACAACCGACGGAGCGAAGCAGATTGATCAATGCTGCGATGGCGCGGCGGGTGGAGAGGGGATCTTCGTGCTGGCCAGCTTCGAAGGTCACACTGGTGGTAGGGCAGGGGAAGTGATCGCAGCAGAAATGGTGCAGTGTTGTGCCTCTGAGCCCTCTGAGCATGCCCGTGATGACCGGGGCGTGTAAAGACTTGGCCAACTGCAAACTACGTGGAGCATCGGAAGCGATGGAGAAAATGCCACCGTCGGCAGTGGTAGTATGTAAATCAATGACAAAAAGCTCGGAAGGCTGGTAATCGGCAATTTCGGCGTCTACCAAATCCAGTATGGCTTTGAGCTCCAAGTCTTCTGCTGTGAGCTCGTGGTCTTGAAGCTGGCGGATGCGCTGAATGTTTTCGGGGGTGAATTGTCGGTTGAGGTCTTTTTGGAGATAGCGTACCCCTAGCTGGCTAGCTTTTAGATTGCCTCTGATACCCAGCATCCGGCCGTGGAAAACAAAATCCGGATTTTGTTGGGGTTCAATCTTGAGCATTCTGAATACCATGTCGATAGCCCTGACGCCGGCAAGCTCATTGCCGTGCATGGCCCCAAAAGCGATAATGAGGGGCCCTGGTTGTGATCCGGTGTAACGTCCTATGATGCGATCTAATGCTTCCATATACTGTTGCTTGTTACCCTTCCTTTTGAGGGAATGCCCGCGCAAGCTGCCTGAAAGGCGCGAACGAAGTGAGCGGCCCCGACCTGCAAAACCAATCAGGGTTTTGCAGGTCGGGGCGGAGCGAATAGCGAACCCTGAAAGGGAGCGACCGCCGCCTAAGCGGGGGATGCGCCCAAAAAAACTAAGGTAGGAAATATTGTCTAAGTAATTTGACGGAAATAACTGATTCCATTTTTTTCAACGATTCGCGAATATTTTCATGCAAGCTCCTTTTAGTTGCTTGCTTAGAAAATTTTAGCGAATCAAAAATGGAATCAGTTATTTTTTATTCCGTCACAAAGCATAGGTGAGTGGAAACGACTTAAATACTGGCAGCATCCGCTTTTTTTATTTGACGTTCGTCGGAAAAAAGTAGCCGTTTGTCGAGAAGCAAGTAAAAATAAGCAAAGTAGCTGCCTTTTCCAGGTACTATGTATTGCATAATACCTAGCCTTACCTTATCTTTGTATCGAGGCTTACAAAAAGAAGGTATTGTTACTACCAATGATGCGCTTGAGTAAGCTTAAAAAAAACGGCCAAAAAATGTTGGAGCGTACTAATAAATATTCCACATTACAAGCCCAGACGATTATGACAGAAGAACAAATAAAAGCTTTGGATGCGGCGGGCAAGCAATTGCGACGAGGAGTGCTGGAGCTGTGTGTACTGTCGGCCATTGCTGCGGAGGATGAGATTTACTCTTCTACCATTCAGGAGAAGCTGAAAGATACACCGCTGGAGGTGAAGGAAGGTACGCTGTACCCCCTACTGACCCGGCTGAAGAACAGCCAGCTGCTACAATATACCTGGCGGGAAAGCACCAGTGGCCCCCCGCGCAAGTATTTCTCAATAACAGATGACGGCCGCGAATTTTTGGATGGCCTGATGTCTACCTGGAACGACTTAGTCTCCGCAGTCCATCATAACACGCAAAACAATCAAACTAATGAATAAGGTTTATAATATCAATCTCGGTGGCTATCCTTTCACGATTGATGAAGACGCCTATAACCACCTTCGCTCGTATTTGGAAGCTATCCACAATCATTTTCGTACTACGGAAGGATACGAAGAAATCACCCACGACATTGAAGCCCGTTTGGCTGAGCTCTTTGTAGAGCAGCTGAATAATCGCCCGATTGTTGGTTTCCAAGAAGTCGAAGACGCCATCGCTATCATGGGACGGCCCGAAGAATTCGGCGCTGATCCTATGAGCGAGGGCGAAAGCTATACCGAAGGAGCGCATACCAGTGCCGGCGGCACGGATGCCAAGTTTAAGATCAAGACCGGGAAGCGACTGTACCGAGATACCGAAGATTCGGTGGTAGGTGGTGTAGCTGCTGGATTGACCGCTTATTTTGGGATTGCTGATCCGATTTGGGTACGACTATTCTTTGTGCTGATCGTTATTTCTGGAGGCATAGGCATACCGCTGTATCTGATTCTGTGGGCCTTGATGCCTGAAGCGAAAACTGCTGGTGATCGGCTAGCGATGCGCGGCGAGCCGATCAATATCTCGAATATCAGTAAGATCATTACCGAAGAATTCGAACATTTGTCTGAGAAGATGACCGAGCTGGGAGAAGAACTGGCCGGTAAAAAAAAAGTCCGCGCGAAAATGACGACAACGACGAGGGCACTGCGCAGCGGTTCGCTGCTGTAAATGATACCTTGAATGAGAGTTGGCAAGCTGCGCGTGAGCAGTTGCCCAAAATAGGGAAGGTGTTGCGTGCGCTACTCATTGCAGCCGCTATCTTTTTCATCTTCATCTTTGCTATGGTTTGGTTGGGCATTATTGCCGGACTTACCTTCTCCATGCCATTGCTTACTAACTTTTTCCCTGGGCAGGAATTGATGACGGCCATTGCTATGATCAATGTTCTGTTTACTATAGGATTGCCACTTTTGGCCATAATACTGCTCATTGTTAGGGTGGTTTTTGGTCGCCGGATGGGCAAAGGTTGGTCGACTGCCATGATTGTATTCTGGTTTATCAATGTATTTTCACTGGCAAGTATAGGAGGTACGTTGGCCCAGGAGTTTATGGTAGAAGAACAGATAGAAGAACAGTTGAGTACGGCTTCATTTGCTGCTGAAACGGTTGCTTTATCTTACTACCAATTGGAAGACCATCAGGAGGAGCGCTTCATGATTTTTGATGAAGAAGTACAACTGCCGGGTGCAACTAGCCGATTTAGTATAAAGAAGAGCCCGGATAATGAATGGCATTTGAATAAGCAAGTGACCGCTAGGGGGAAACGAGGTGCAGATGCGAGAGGGCTGGCCAGTGAACTGGTATTCCCACTCCAAGAACGTGAAGGCAGTTTAGCAATCCCTCGGGAGGTACCGTTCTCTGAATTGAGTAAATGGCGTGCACAAGAGGTAAAAATGGAGTTGCAAGTTCCCGTCGGAGCTTACCTTATAATAGGAGCAGATGTGGCTGATTTTGGCAACTTATCCTTCGATAAGTATCCGGAAGCGACCCAGCGGTACCAGATGAATGCTGAAGGACGACTGATTTGCCAGGATTGTCCTGTCGGATACAGTGAAGGGAATAGCACGGATGCGGCTCCGGTACAACAGCAAGCCTTGCCACAGTACCAGGATTATCGTGAGATCAGCCTTACTGGGCCGATGAAAGTTACGATTGAGCAAGGTGATCATTACGATATGCGCCTTACGGGCGAAGATCAGTACCTCAGCAAACTGGTAACTAGTTTGGAAGATGGTATACTAAAGATAAACCTGGAGGCTGTTGATCTTGAATCGCCCGTACGATTATATTTGACCTTGCCGGATTTGCAAGCTTTGACCTTGAGTCATACGGATGATGTTCGTGTCAAAAACTTCACAGGGGAGCACTTAAGCATTAGTGCTAGTGGAGATTTTGAACTAAAGACAACGGTTGATGTGCAAAAGCTGGACCTTGTCGGTAACGAAGGAGTCTCCATGGAGTTTACGGGCAGCACCCAACAGTTGAATGCCCAATTGGAGGGAGGAAGCCGTTTGGATACTGATCGAGGAAAGGTAAAAACGGCTAGTTTAGTTGCTTCTGATAACAGCACCATAAAGCTGGGGCAGGGGGTAGAAGTGAGTGAGCAAACCATTAGTGAAAACAGCACCTTGAAGATCATGGAAAATTAGCGAGGATAGGCATGAGCCACTTTGATGTTTAGGAATACACAGCAAAGGAAATCCTTCAGAAATAAAGAAATTGCGATAATGATGACTGTAGCGGTTGAGTAGACATAAGTCGACTCAGCCGCTTTTTCGTAAATACCTGATTGGTTAACAGAAATAAGCTGTTCTGTTTTTTTGGTAGTAAGAAGGAGCTTCTAAATGCCTATGGAAAAGATAAAAACGCAAAAAAGCGATTCTTTTCTTGGTTAACTGCTAGCGAGAATAGTATCTTGCAGGCAATTGACGACCAAAAAAACCTGTTTTGACTAATTGATAGTGTATAACTATCAGGAAATCAGAGCATACTGTATAGGCTTATTTAGACTAAGCATACATAACCTTTTTTTATTTTTATTAACAAATTGTAATCTTATGACAAAGACGAATACGAAATTCGTTAGTCCGAAAACTTGGCTAGGGTCACTCGCTATGGCGTGCTTGACTCTTTTCTTGTTTACAGGGCAAGTAGTAGCGCAGGTTGCTACTGACACATGGGCGGGGAATATAAATCTCGCTCCTCTTGATGCAGACTATGATGGTACATTGGGTACTATGGCTTCACAGTCTGTAACTATTGCGGGTATTCCTGCTGGTACTACTATCACTGATATTCAGGTAGATCTTGGTTTCGACCACACTTGGGTTGGTGATTTGACTATCAAATTACAAGCACCTGATGGTACTATCTTTGGTTTGATGAGCCGCCCAGGCTTAGCTGAAGCTGCTGATGATGGTACTGATTGTTGTGGAGATTCCTCTAATTCAAATTTAGATGCTGCAATGGCTCCTCTAACATGGTTAGACGGTGCTGCGGTATCTGCTGAAGACATGGGTAACACCCTTACTACAGCTGAAATTGTTGGATTGGATGATGGTATCTTTGAATATGCTCCTGCTCCTGGCTCTATTGCTCAGCCGCCTTCTACTTTTGCAGACTTGTTTCCTGCTGCTGGTAGTGGTAATCTTCTGAACGGTGATTGGACTGTTTATGTAGGTGATGGTGCTGCCGGTGATACTGGTGCTTTTCGTTCTATCACTTTACGTATCACTTACGAAGGTGCAAATAACGAATGTACTGGTGTACCAATTAATTTGGGTTGCATAGCTAACCTTAACGTTACTTTAGGTGCTACTTGTGGCGCACGTATTACGCCTGCAATGGTACTAACTGGTGACCAAACTTGTGTTGGTAACGCTGTTGTCACTGTTGACGGTGGTAACACTGATGTTATTTCTGGCTGTGGTGCGCACACCTATATGGTTGTAGCTTACGATCTTGCTGGAAATGAAGTCTACACTTGTTGGGGTAACATCTTCGCTGAAGACAAGACCAACCCAGTAGTTACTTGCCCAGCGAACACAAGCACCGTAACGCAGGACTATGCTGCTCACCAAGCAAGCGGTAACCTAAGTGCTGCTGATGCAACCTTGAACTTCAACAACTACAGCTGTTTGAACCAGGGCTTCCTGGCAGACGGTGTGCACAACTATGACGTAGTAACTTTCACTACGCCAGACTTTGCTATTCCTGTTGACGTATACACGATCTTGATGGAAACTGCATGGGGTGATGGAAGCATGTTCCTGTTCCAGGGCGGTTTCGATCCTACAGCACCCTGTGAGAACCTCATCGGTTCATCTGACGATGCTTTCGTACCTGGAGGTAACCCATTCGATCCAGCACTACGTTTGAGCCTGCCTTTGTTGCCTAACACGACCTATACCCTGGTATTGACCAACTGGTTGACGACGCAGTTTGGTAACTGGACGGTAAGCATCTATTCTGATAACAACACGGGTGTTTCTGGTCCAGAATTTACCCCAGTAAATATTACCGATACCCGTGATTTGGTATGTGACGATATCAACTTCATCCGCTTCCAGACGCCTCAGTCATGGATTGCAAGTGCAGATGGTACCTTGAACTTCACTGCTACGCGTAACACCTTCTTTGGAGGTAGCACTGCTGCTTTGAATGCTTTCATTGCAAAAGTAAACCTGACTGGTTTCCCTGTAGTTGGCGACAACTGCGGTCCTGTAAAAGTTACCCTTTCTGATGCAGTAAGTGCTGCAGGTGATTGTGGTGATGTAACGCTTTCACGTACGTTCACGGTCTCAGACCGTTACGATGGTGTATGTGTAGGTGCTCCACGCACGGCAGCATGTACGCAGACGATTACTTTCCGTAAGCCAACGATTGGCGACTTGGTATTCCCACCATTTGTAGCTCCTTTGGAGTGTGACGAGAACTTCGCTGTTGATGCAAACGGTAACCCTCACCCATCAGCATCTGGCTACCCATGGTTGCGTACGGCATTTGGTTTCTACGACCTTGATCAGACTTACTGTAACATCGGAGCTTCTTACTCTGATGAGCCACGTATCACTGTTTGTGAAGGTACTTACAAGCTTCGTCGTGAGTGGAACATCATCGACTGGTGTAACCCAGGCGGTTCTGGTACGCTTCAGCAGTTGATCAAAGTATTTGATGCTACTGGCCCAGTAATCACTGGCATTCCAGCAGTAATCAACGTATCTACGTCACCATTCAGCTGTTTGGCAAACGTAGCGATTCCATGTCCTACCCTTACTGACGGCAACGGATGTTCAAGCGTAGCTGGCACGACTTACACCGTACTTGCTTTCGGCGAATCATTCTTCGCTGGTGGTGACTTGTGTGACGGAGATGTAGTATCAGCACCAATTGGTGAGCACATCCTGATCATCTGTGCCGAAGATGACTGTGGCAACGAAACTTGTGAAGAGTACGACTTGATCGTAACGGACGAGATCGAGCCAAGTGCATCATGTGACGACGAATTGAACGTATCTATTGGCGGTGGTGATTCTGCTAACAGTATCCTGGGTATCGCACGCATCTTTGCTTCTGACGTTGACGAAGGTTCTAACGACAACTGTGGAGCAGTAACTTTGGAAGTACGTCGTAACTACTGGCGCAACAACACTTGTGATGCAAGTGCTAACCGTTGGAGCCCATGGGGCGACTTTGTAGACTTCTACTGCTGTGATATCGACAACGAAATCACGATCGAACTACGTGTAACTGACGAGTCAGGAAACGAGAACATCTGTTGGATGGTGATCACTCCAGAAGATAAATTGAACCCATTCTGCTACGCACCAGCACCAGTAACATTGACTTGTTCTAACTTGCCATTGGCTTTCCCTGGTGATATTGCTACGGCTTACGACGAGGACTTCGCTGCTACTTCTATCATGATGAGCTCTATCTTCGGAGGCGCAACGGGTACAGACAACTGTGCTGTTGACACCATCGTAGAGCGTACGCCAAACATCCAGGTTAACGATTGT is a window from the Lewinella sp. LCG006 genome containing:
- a CDS encoding proprotein convertase P-domain-containing protein, with the translated sequence MTKTNTKFVSPKTWLGSLAMACLTLFLFTGQVVAQVATDTWAGNINLAPLDADYDGTLGTMASQSVTIAGIPAGTTITDIQVDLGFDHTWVGDLTIKLQAPDGTIFGLMSRPGLAEAADDGTDCCGDSSNSNLDAAMAPLTWLDGAAVSAEDMGNTLTTAEIVGLDDGIFEYAPAPGSIAQPPSTFADLFPAAGSGNLLNGDWTVYVGDGAAGDTGAFRSITLRITYEGANNECTGVPINLGCIANLNVTLGATCGARITPAMVLTGDQTCVGNAVVTVDGGNTDVISGCGAHTYMVVAYDLAGNEVYTCWGNIFAEDKTNPVVTCPANTSTVTQDYAAHQASGNLSAADATLNFNNYSCLNQGFLADGVHNYDVVTFTTPDFAIPVDVYTILMETAWGDGSMFLFQGGFDPTAPCENLIGSSDDAFVPGGNPFDPALRLSLPLLPNTTYTLVLTNWLTTQFGNWTVSIYSDNNTGVSGPEFTPVNITDTRDLVCDDINFIRFQTPQSWIASADGTLNFTATRNTFFGGSTAALNAFIAKVNLTGFPVVGDNCGPVKVTLSDAVSAAGDCGDVTLSRTFTVSDRYDGVCVGAPRTAACTQTITFRKPTIGDLVFPPFVAPLECDENFAVDANGNPHPSASGYPWLRTAFGFYDLDQTYCNIGASYSDEPRITVCEGTYKLRREWNIIDWCNPGGSGTLQQLIKVFDATGPVITGIPAVINVSTSPFSCLANVAIPCPTLTDGNGCSSVAGTTYTVLAFGESFFAGGDLCDGDVVSAPIGEHILIICAEDDCGNETCEEYDLIVTDEIEPSASCDDELNVSIGGGDSANSILGIARIFASDVDEGSNDNCGAVTLEVRRNYWRNNTCDASANRWSPWGDFVDFYCCDIDNEITIELRVTDESGNENICWMVITPEDKLNPFCYAPAPVTLTCSNLPLAFPGDIATAYDEDFAATSIMMSSIFGGATGTDNCAVDTIVERTPNIQVNDCGWGTITRRFEAWQLRPEGDANGNGAIDINEVFRSTNSCSQLITITEVHDFTIDFPEDADADCGDPDVPTIITTTVGCDVLSVNIGDPVRFSATGDECYKLSITYDVINWCVWDGEYTGLVLPRMTEDDGEALPVDRSVEGNERPVVRVVSGFGPVDNNCDNVADAQQGIQYTVVIDRDHNDRDGDSDIPNTVYDNIPGNGIGCIPADQFGRRNFGRYIYTQFVKVYDSTAPVVTVGEYGGPTANCPDLLAGQFGDDDGNCEEAVSIPFSVADECELFDGDGNLVVSLVSAQLDAFAVDANGDGDIKSNEFVGDLNVLGNITDNGDGTYVFAGTFPIITSAMGDNIYHAVRVLFEDGCGNQTSETIVFDVIDCKGPAPVCINGLTVTLMPQEEGGCAMAIWASDFEGSPISDCTGQGPELFGGLPRVTKYAIYRAADVEADPNFVPSPDDTGLVLTQDDEATTVVYVYAFDEEGNYDYCETYVLVQQHVDCGPDGGTGTIQGVIATENNETVEGVEVSVNGNVATMTTNADGTFSFVLPAGGDYSVAPYLNANFLNGVSTFDLVLMSKHILGVQPLNSPYKYIAADVNNSETITTLDMIQLRKLILNIDTEFANNTSWRFVNADFVFPVANNPWFTEFPEVANVNNLPEAVLTADFVGVKIGDVNGSAQANALAGDDRTLNGQFNFEVENVSVKAGNVYTVAFRGADMASVEGFQGTLNLNGAELVDIEYGVATAENFGMRYAAEGQITASWNGKATSEDVLFSLVIRPTVDAELSDVINVSSRYTAAEAYGNGNTMNVGVNFSNGAVAVAGFEVYQNTPNPFAATTLIGFNLPADAEATVTISDASGRVLTVVRGDYAAGYNTINLTKEMIQGATGVLTYTVTAGEFTATKKMIAVK
- a CDS encoding PadR family transcriptional regulator — its product is MLERTNKYSTLQAQTIMTEEQIKALDAAGKQLRRGVLELCVLSAIAAEDEIYSSTIQEKLKDTPLEVKEGTLYPLLTRLKNSQLLQYTWRESTSGPPRKYFSITDDGREFLDGLMSTWNDLVSAVHHNTQNNQTNE
- a CDS encoding TIGR02757 family protein translates to MPQDIKAYLDEQVARFNEPGFISADPVSIPHQFDLPQDQEIMGFWVSILAWGQRKTIINNAVRLIELMDGAPYDFIVHHTEEDRARFADFKHRTFQYMDTLYFLEFLQWYYRQHDSLEDAFARFMTPEAVTTEAALRGFHELFFSLPDAPQRTRKHIATPARNSACKRLNMFLRWMIRKDERGVDFGLWQRIRPAQLMMPLDVHVERVARRLGLITRPQRDWKTVVELTDNLRRLDPDDPVKYDFALFGIGVLE
- a CDS encoding DUF2807 domain-containing protein encodes the protein MNESWQAAREQLPKIGKVLRALLIAAAIFFIFIFAMVWLGIIAGLTFSMPLLTNFFPGQELMTAIAMINVLFTIGLPLLAIILLIVRVVFGRRMGKGWSTAMIVFWFINVFSLASIGGTLAQEFMVEEQIEEQLSTASFAAETVALSYYQLEDHQEERFMIFDEEVQLPGATSRFSIKKSPDNEWHLNKQVTARGKRGADARGLASELVFPLQEREGSLAIPREVPFSELSKWRAQEVKMELQVPVGAYLIIGADVADFGNLSFDKYPEATQRYQMNAEGRLICQDCPVGYSEGNSTDAAPVQQQALPQYQDYREISLTGPMKVTIEQGDHYDMRLTGEDQYLSKLVTSLEDGILKINLEAVDLESPVRLYLTLPDLQALTLSHTDDVRVKNFTGEHLSISASGDFELKTTVDVQKLDLVGNEGVSMEFTGSTQQLNAQLEGGSRLDTDRGKVKTASLVASDNSTIKLGQGVEVSEQTISENSTLKIMEN
- a CDS encoding succinylglutamate desuccinylase/aspartoacylase family protein, coding for MEALDRIIGRYTGSQPGPLIIAFGAMHGNELAGVRAIDMVFRMLKIEPQQNPDFVFHGRMLGIRGNLKASQLGVRYLQKDLNRQFTPENIQRIRQLQDHELTAEDLELKAILDLVDAEIADYQPSELFVIDLHTTTADGGIFSIASDAPRSLQLAKSLHAPVITGMLRGLRGTTLHHFCCDHFPCPTTSVTFEAGQHEDPLSTRRAIAALINLLRSVGCVRSEDVENRHDDLLINYSKGLPKVAELIEVHSVKKEDLFQMEPGFRNFQSVQKGQLLANDKNGPIYAGYDCHILMPLYQHQGEDGFFLINVIES
- a CDS encoding PspC domain-containing protein, with amino-acid sequence MNKVYNINLGGYPFTIDEDAYNHLRSYLEAIHNHFRTTEGYEEITHDIEARLAELFVEQLNNRPIVGFQEVEDAIAIMGRPEEFGADPMSEGESYTEGAHTSAGGTDAKFKIKTGKRLYRDTEDSVVGGVAAGLTAYFGIADPIWVRLFFVLIVISGGIGIPLYLILWALMPEAKTAGDRLAMRGEPINISNISKIITEEFEHLSEKMTELGEELAGKKKVRAKMTTTTRALRSGSLL